Sequence from the Zeugodacus cucurbitae isolate PBARC_wt_2022May chromosome 5, idZeuCucr1.2, whole genome shotgun sequence genome:
atatatatataaatgtgtgtaggCAAACAATGTTACCTTTTTTCCGCTTCAATATGAAGTGTGAAACTCGTTGCTAATAAAACAAAAGTAGCTACAATGTAGAGTACGTGCCTTTATAGTATTCATAGTACTCACAATAAACTTATCTCTTGCttactatataaaaaaataaaaaaaaaaacatgtaagAAATTCTATGTTTACATTAACTAAACAAAGAGGTGAACAGAGCTCATATATAAATAGGTATGGATAGACAAACATtcgtacttatttacatatgtagctGTGAATGCAGTTAATGGGCGTGCTCAAGAATTCTATGAGACCAAAAAATGGGAGAAAACAGCTGAGTgtctaaattattaaaaaattcttctAATCTACATTTTTTATACTGAATCACCAACAATATTTccggcacatacatatattttacttatCAATTATAACCCAACATACCAAAACGCTTTGGAAATAACTTGTAACAAGCTTGCTGCCCTAAGCCTTATGCTTAGAAAACTGTAGTGACTACTGTTGTGAAAggctttttaataattatagaaTAAAGAAAAACGATCCCTCGCTATAAGCTTAGTAGTCGAAGTATACAACAAGCTTAGAAGTCTAATTATAGAACAAGCTTACTGAAACAATAGTTTTCTAAACATGCTTACAATAAGCTTAGtttagcaaaatttttttaagcttgtgaaaattttaaaatagtaagcgtttttaaattgttgtattgttatttctcatttatttcatttcatttgagaTTACAGTTGagctaatttttttgatttatatttttctttgctttcttgGCGGTTTTTGGCAAATTGGAAGAAAGACTTTGTGTTCCGGATGAATTCATCCTCTTCGATTCCAATAGAAATTGCAGCacctaaaaaaaatatgaaaaataaattaatatatacattccaaaaaaaCATTTAAGTATTTACTTCTAATTGATTTCGATGTACTTAGGCCGCGTACACTTTTTTTTGCTCCGTCCCTTTCCAGCAAAGTTTTTCCGCCAGTTCATCGACCAATAATTTTCTCCAACAATTTTTGGTAAAGTTGGGCTTTTTTCCAACAGTTTTGAGTTCCATATCCtttgattaaaaataagaaaaaacaaatgaTTGATTATCgaacaaattaatttagtattttaGTAAACTTACGAATGAAGCAAACAAATTTGGATCTTCCTGTagctgtttttcaaaatttaaaaaatcctccATTGTTTGAAATGGCTGTTGTGGGATGACCAATTCTATCTAATTCATTTTCCTCAGAactgtaaatttcattttctgtttcattgatttcatcacaaataatatttgcttCACTAAAATCATTTTGACTGGACAAACTAACAACTTCACTAGACTCATTACGAACactctgttttattttatatggcattttaaattattttaagatattATGTTCACTCTCACCTTATTCACTTcgtataaaattttacaatgacAATGAAAAATGTGAAGACGCTGACAACGGCGCGACAGAATAACGGTAAACGAAACAGTAAGCTTTGGAAACTGTATTGAGCCTAAGTCTGTTGCAAGTGTTGTAGCAAAACTGTAGCGAGCGTAAGTTTTTTGTAAGTTTCATGTACACAACAGAGCTACAAAACTATAGCGAGGCCTAAGTCAATTACAATCATATTTGTTATGTTGTTACTATGTGAATCATTTTTCAAGCACgtttataaaagtattattattttataattaaataaacctTTCATAAATATGCTTattaaatgttttcgaaaaatcaTTACAATAAGCTTATTCTATAACTCTATTGCCGTTCGCTTATAGAAAGGTTTTTTGGGAAATTACTGCAACTGCGgcttttgtataataaaaaatgcgGCGAACACTGTTTGTGGATGGTTGCCATTAGTAAGGAAGTgaagattaatattatttatatataatttttttttaatatttaccataatttttaagttttattgaaCGAACGAacgctatttttgttttttacttaacagaaattgttaatatttttttatacttgtaATTTGTTATTAATGCGAATCGtttcttccattttagaaattctaaattaattttaattatgcacAATTACGCTGCTACGGGCATAACCTTAATTTGCATGTAATTATTGTTATATACAAACAGACTCTCGTCTTCAAAAGCCAGTTCAAACAAACTCGCACATATCCGTTTGACAAGTGGTAGACAGTTCAATCACctttatgacaacaacaaccacaacaataaggcaaaaatgtaaagaacacattaatgaaaataaaagaaatagaaagaaaaaattacgTCGCTGTTCCAAAACACCATAACATTTGTGTACGTACTGGGTGGAGTGGAGGACGGGTAATATGCACTAAAAGCGAGAAGTAGCAACAGCACGTCGAATTAGAACGCTACTACTGCAACACCCACGAATGCTAAGCAGTTGCTGCAGCGCGCAAAAAGTCAAGCAATAAGTAAAGCATGCGAGAGCGGCCCCACAAGTGTAAAAGTTGCTATAAGTGCAGTGCAGTGCTGGCTGGCGGCACCGTTGTTGGCTGTCGGTCTGTTTGTCTGTTTTTGAATTGTGGCATGCCAATCTGTAATCATTTGAGTGAGCGAgaattgtaaaatgtttgaattatTAATTCAGTATGCTGAATTGTAATGTTGAATTACAAACGCTACAGGCAAATAGACGTACGAGCAGACACAGTAACGCCGTTATGCATTCTTATCTGCCTCGAAGCGCATTTGAAGTGCCCTCCAACGAACACTGCCAGCACTGGAAATGCAATGCTTctattgtttgttatatatatatgtttgtatgtaaatcgtGTAAATTTGTCTGTCGTCAATGCTGATATGAGTATTATTCACTTTTGACTATACACGTAGTATGCGCtgcttttgtgtgaaatttgtttGCACTTACAACACCAGCCAGTCGTTCGAGTTACAGATCGATTTGTGTACTGTTAACACCCCGCATGCTTTTTGGAAGTGTCCTCCTCACCCACCCAGCCAATTGTGTGTGACTTTTGTTGACGCTTTTAAAACGCTTTGCTTTGATTTCTTTTGTATAGAAAGCGTTATGAGTACTAAGTGTATTGTTGGTACGCGAAACATTTTGCTGTGATTGAAATGCAATGCACGCGGTACGACAACAATTTCTTATCGTTTGTGTTTGCGAAAGCGAAAATTCCATAGCTGCCATTGGAGCGTTGATAGGCAATATGGTGAAactcatattaaaaatgttatgaattaaaaattattggctGGCATTTGTAACTTCGAGCTCCaatctctatttatttttatatgcctCAAAATTTGGTTATTTCtctttgtaatatttatataatattttcattgaagAAAATCTTGAAATGTGGAAGGATTGTGGTTTCAATATGCgcatttttaaatttgtctgagtcattttgctgttttttttgctttcatttaaacAGACCCAAGTGCAAAAGTGTatgaacaattattttttaaaagttgaATTCACTTGCATATGTCTACGAGTGTTTTCCGATGAATAGCTTATGCGATTggatcaaatatgtatatacgagtacaagcaaaatagtatacaaaagTATATTCATCATAGCTCAGAAAATTATTGTGCTATATGAGTAATTGTGCAAATATGTTGAAATATGTCATAATGTTTCAAGCtagtatgtaaatttattaactattatcttattttattaactATTGTAACAtaatttattctaatttattatttttatatatttttttcaaactacgttaggttaggttaggttgtaaggctgtttcccaaagggatACACACGTAGACTATAAAAGACAGTGCTTTGTGAAGCCTAGATTtcattttataacttaaatcgcacactttttaataattttcccacaaatttaatgaatatcACCCCAATATAATGAAATGAGTTTTCCcacaaatttaatgaatatcACCCCAATATAATGAAAtgagtaatttgtttttcaaaactcATCGTATTGAAATTCAAAACTTTTCGTTCTAAGCATTTAATGCCAAATTTACCCTTTCATAATCgcttttgattttaaaatccTACTTTAATTCCTTTATACTCAGTTATTTACAATTAACAGGTTGATCATATTACAATGCAATGCAAtatcatacaacaacaacaatagcataaTTGCATTACAAACACTTAAATCGCTTTTAATTCACCACAAATCTTCACACGTTGCTTTCGGTGACATTCAATGCACTGTTGTTTTAGCATTGCAGTTGATTCtgtttttttgtaacttttgctttgttgttcggtttgttttgtttatattctaGGGTCTAATGTAGAAAgcttattttcaaaattgatgATTTAGAATTAGTAGAAAAAACTGCACTAAGATTACCTCTACTGGAACCTTTGAACTTTGAACTTGCATGGAGTATATGTATAACATTGAAATTTctcttgaaaatatatatatacagggtATTAAAAGCAAGTTCAAAACAcgtacaaataacaaaaactacaacCCATCTTATCGGCTCATTAAATACAGCACCACCACTGTTGAATgaaagcaattttaattttcaagttgctTTGCGATTTTTATACAGTGTTATGTATATAAGACTTGAGGCCGTTGCGGCGTCACGTTTCCATAGTGGCTACACGATTACCTACCTGTACGCTCGAATGACTAAGCAACCAGTCAgccacacacaaatatttaccaCAAAAGCTTGACCACCACAATAACACACGACTGTTGTGTCTGGGGGgcattaattacaattttcttacatttcatttaattttacacTATTTCTTCGGCTCATTCCAAatctatgtttattttattatatttactttgcgTTTTCTTTTCAGTTTTCGAGTATTGAAACGCCTGGCTATGTCGGTTTTGCTAACTTACCGAATCAGGTGCATCGTAAATCGGTGAAAAAAGGCTTTGAATTCACGCTGATGGTGGTCGGTGAGTCTGGACTGGGGAAGTCCACATTGGTCAACAGCCTATTCCTCACAGATTTGTATCCGGAGCGTGTGATACCAGATGCCATTGGTGAGTATACGCATATGCATTTTTGAACTTGTATAAGTAGCTAATTTACGCATTTcctaatttttagaaaaacaaaaacaaactgtcaaACTAGAAGCCTCCACAGTTGAGATAGAGGAGCGTGGTGTCAAGTTGCGTCTTACAGTTGTGGACACACCCGGCTTCGGCGATGCTATCGATAATTCGGATAGTTTTAGCGCCATACTAGAATACATAGACGAACAGTATGAGCGTTTTTTGCGCGATGAGAGCGGCCTGAATCGACGCAATATTGTGGACAATCGTATACACTGCTGTTTCTATTTTATATCGCCTTTCGGGCATGGGTAAGTCAGTCATAATGGAGCATAATATATGTTAATCGTATAGTTCCACCATCCAACTGCCCTACagtcacttgctggaagcaCTTCCTTGAATCCATCCACTTGGTGTCAAATCACCTCTTACAGACACTGAGCTCGAATTGCCTCGCGCAACTTCGTTGTAAATACTCAGTAGATTAAACTCTTACCTATTCAGACTGGATCCCGAGATACCCAATATAAGTTCTGCATGCAAAGAGTTACGTCATGACAACCTCTTTGTATGCCCGATCAATTCTACCCATCTAACATCGATCTCGGTTTGGTCCGAAACAGCGCGTTTCTTGTACCACACGTTATAttacttcgatgacaattgatttttgtttgtcggTTTAGACAGGTTTATATAatcattacaataacaataaagacAAACCAATTGTTGTTCTTATAACGATTATCCAGCCCTGCTGGAACGGAAAGCATAAGTCTAGatgtcgtcgaggtcatctaacaAGAGGCCCAGGACATATGTTGTTTCGATTTGGTTTCCCTTAGGTCCGATCCCATCGAAGCAGCATGTTTCTTGCGCCTCCCattagatgacctcgacgaaAAGCAATTATTGTCCTTAAAATcgtcaaattttttttgcaataataaaatcATCTTTTTCTTTAAAGTTTGAGATAGTTTCTCCAACATCTATATGTAAAGCCTTATCCATTATACGCTCGTTATAATTTGTTCCACAGCCTCAAACCTTTAGATGTCGAGTTTATGAAGAAATTACACTCCAAAGTGAATATTGTGCCTGTGATCGCGAAAGCGGACTGCCTCACAAAGAAGGAGATACTACGCCTCAAATGCCGGATTATGCAAGAAATTGAAGATCATGGCATTAAAATATACCCACTGCCCGATTGTGATTCCGACGAGGATGAGGACTACAAGGAACAAGTGAAACAACTGAAAGAAGCAGTGCCATTTGCGGTGTGCGGTGCTAATACGCTGCTGGAGGTGAAAGGCAAAAAAGTGCGTGGTCGTTTATATCCCTGGGGTGTGGTTGAGGTGGAAAATCCCGAACACTGTGATTTCATCAAATTACGCACAATGCTAATGTGAGTCAAGTGATTTCtttgtgtataaaaaataaaaataacaacttgTTTGTCTCCAAATTCAGCACACACATGCAAGACTTGCAAGAGGTCACACAGGAAGTACACTATGAGAACTATCGTTCCGATCGTTTGGGTAAAGGGCGCAAGGAGAATGGCATGAAAGTCGAGCGTGATTCTATGGTGCCAACGCAAATTGTTGTGAACAGCGTCATTTCCGAGAAGGATCGAATATTGCAAGAGAAGGAAGCTGAATTGCGACGCATGCAGGAGATGTTGGCACAAATGCAGGCCAAGATACAAGCGCAACAGTAGGTGTGTGCTACTTAGTATATAGTACGTATAGAACAGGTGTAAGCATAAaaataaactacaaaaacaacaacaacaagcagtagAAAAGCAGcagtaacaataataaatgatttaatgCAAGCGTGCATGCAAATGTATATGTAGCACGGCTTAGCATTGCATTCCTATTAGTCACAAGTCTACAGCAAGAGAGCGCAAATGAAAAAAGACAAATAAGAAACTGTAATGTACTgcgctttatatatatacatacatatatacacatataaatgcaGAAAAACTTGcaaataatgttttcaaatcGCGTTTTGTTTTATTGCGATAGTTTGTGTTGAAATTTTGCTATATAGCTTTTACACAATTTCTTTCATATATGTAGGCATTACTTTTGTAATtcgtaaaactttatattaaacaacaaaaaacgttggcgtattattttatatacaaataattatctaATAATAATTATGCTTATGCTTAATAataacttataaaaaatatcgtGTGTAAACAAAACCACATGACTAAACatgcatattttgtattttcttatgttgttttcataaaaaaacaatttataaacataaaaatatatttttgtaacgtTTAATATTACGTATGTTCCGTGTATGACGGTagcataacataaaaaataataattaaaacacaattgttgcatatttaagcaacacacatacatacatttcataaaaattcaggATAATATGACAAACTTCGtaaatttattacatacatatatgttttcaatattgtttaaacgtttttcatatatatacacacacacaccttgaAACACATTCTAAATTTTGCTCATAcctaaattataactaattcatCTACGTTTGTGTAACTGTTTATACGTATGCCATACATAATCACAATACTTGTTGCATATATATCTTCACTGTTACatcaaatatgcaaaaatatttacacaaaaaacTCACAAGTCTTCAAAAGATTCCTCGCACACTTTTTTTATGTTGCTTTACCACTAACGCCTAATGTGTTACAACAGTTCCGCCCTATATTTAACATTGTATGCAAATGCCAATAACCACACATTGCAcatgttgcaaaaaaatatataaaaactgcGTTAAAAATTCAGTGAAAAGTATATTTGCTTAAATTAAAAGCATTGCTTGTAATTACgtcacaaaaattataaaagttaatGACACTAAATTTACGCTGTATTATTCTTAAAgctgaaacatgtaaaaaaattaaataagtatttttgtgtttaattatgCAGTTGTTGTGCGCTCACAACGACAGTGTGTTCAAAACTGTCTCAAAATGAAGCTCCTTTCTATTAGCTGCTTCTCATTATAAACCATtgtaaactttaaaaaatatacgctTGGTGCTCTGGCTTCTCTACTTCTTAGATTttcctatacatatacatgcagtGCTTACAATGCAACTCATGGGTAATATACCCGGTACCATACATATGAACGATTTAGAATCatagtacatacaaatataatgaaaagcatgtaattgaattgaaaaaataaagattattaaatattttgtaaaattttaatgctaattacatataaaaattacaaatgctgcattggaaataataatatgcatgtatataaatacattcatacatatttatttgtatttcataagtacatataaatatttgcgctagtaaaaaaaattaattacaaacgaTTTGCTGTTGAATAATAACTCAGATATGCAATAATTACTAATAAACACCACTagttaaacaatttcaattaaaacaaaaaaaaattataaaaacaagaattgcaaatTGCAATTGCATAGTCTCAGTTGTATCTTATGGTTGATGTGCAGtggcatatacacatatataaatgtttattaagTCGGACAATGCATCAGCattatatgctatatatatatatatatatacgtcaACAAAGAtacataaatgtaattataaaaatataagttatatgataataaaaaatataaatacatttatactcGCTTTTATACCTACATCAAAATAACATGCtgtattattttagttattgttaaaatttttttgcattattttaaataattgtcgagattatacatatgtgcattcatataatagtttatttgtaaaatataagaaGGAACAAATCGGTGACATCGTTAGCTCAGAATTGATGACTTCATTTGCATTTATGCTATGAATTTTTTCTATGTATAAATATcagcatattttaataatattttcaacttttttgtgtCTTGAACAAGGTTTGGTTCTAACAACCAACAAAAGGAATCTGACAAAGCAAATGTGGAGTTCAAAAGTCTTGCTCGGAATACGTTTTTATTTATAGTTGAGTATTTAGATGCAGAAAGCATTGTATGTTTGATCGACTAAGAGATCAGACTCATTGAGTTTAGCTTAACTTTTAAATTATAGGAAACTTAAATCTTAATAGATTTTGTTGATTAGATttcaatattgtaaatatttacgaatGCCAGGTAGAGAAGAACACGAATTACGGAATTTTGCTGGAGTTACCAACTATTTTGACAGTGTAGCCAACTATTGGTAaggataaaaaaaacaaaaaatttactaatactaattaaacaaaaagaCTATTAAAACTATAGCTCAAAGTCCAAAggttaaaaaagtttaaaaccgttttattacacatatatatatttatatatatatatatattgttatatatttgtaaCAACGAAATACCTGTCATGAGTGTTGTATATTTTCACAACGAGTAGTAATATgggtttgtataattttttatactcttccGTAGATGTACAATACCTTAAATTGTCCACTGCTTTCGATAATCATaactataaatgaataaataaattacaacttaatataacttcaaaatatgtattttacacTGACATCATCAAAAACCATCGAACACTGCACTCATGGGTTAAGTTATTTGACATATACGAACGTCTTCACAAAAGAAAACGTCAACTTATTATCGCTTTGTTCTCCCGCTTTTTCTCTAATTTCATTTCgcagtttttattttatctgaCATTTGCTTTTGCACACAAAAATCTTTTCCTGCTCATCGGAATGTTGCTCATCGACCATTTGTGAACGAATCAACGAATAAACCACGCCGTGGAGCAGCTCAACGCAAGCGCGAGTGTGTATCGTTGATATGTTGTGTGTTTaatgtgtttaaataaaaacgaaGTGTCAGTGGATAAAGAAGCAACAGTAGAAACAGCGCGAAACGCAGCGACGGCAAAAGTGATGGACTGAAATCGcacataatttataaataaatagctaTTTCGCGAATGTGAATTATTTGCCATTGTATTGAAAACTTGTTAAATAATTCGTATAAAAATTTTGcgaaatataataattgaataattagtGGTAAGAATTCGCTATTGAAATACAATGCAGTGTGGCAGATGTGTATCGGAAGGCAAGGCAAGAGGACAAAAACGTTGAATGTGCTATAACCTTTTTTGACATTGAACGgcagcaacgacaacaacaacaaaaagaaaagaagTAGGAAAAAGCGCTGTACAGATTAGTGGCGCTGACCATAGAGCAAGTGTAGCAAATTGCAGGAAACAATAGGATGGGAAAGATTTCAATAGACGACATACGGACGAATAATGAAGATACTATatgatgaaaaaatatataaaatgggaAGAATAAGAGTGTGTTGCTATatagcttattttatttataatacacatGCTGTGTGTAAAGATCTAAATAAGCAGACACAAATTTTGAATAGTTGGAAATAATAACATTAAAGGAACCAGCTAACTACTGTATAAAATGATGAAAATAGCatagcaaatataaaattatgttgACACGAAGTTTGTATAATATTCGTTAGTACATAAGGAGAAAACAAGATATGAATGGAAAATTTTTAGTTAGCAAGCGTTGCTAGCCGTTGCAATTAATAAATGCCGTCCTCAGTTGAGTGcactacatacatgcatatatatatatacgtttttATTCGCCTCTTGTCGTGCGCGCGATCTGTATCCAACATAGCGGTGtgaaaatttgaatgaaaattcaCATACGCATACCAAAAGTCTAGTGTTGTTGTGTAATCTCGTAAAATTCTAACAAGtagccaaaaaaattaaaaatataaagcgACGCATGACCGAACAAATGTAAAATCTAATGCTCATAATTATGAGCGCAGATACCGCATCACTAATTGAATCACgcgaaataaattaacaaacaaaataattccAAATATAGTGAAGTGCAGTGAAAAGGTTTATCATTATTATCTATTATTATGTTTGCTAatgattatattaaatattgcagCGTAAAAATCCTTTACCATTTATAATACAAACGAAAACTActgacaaataaaacaacaacagtaaaatcCAAAAAGTTCTAAACAAATCGCTGGTCAAAACTACATCTACATTGTAGAATACTCGGCCACCAATTAGTCAGCGATTAATGGCGTTAAGTTACTAATTAACGCCGTGCTCTGATTGATGGTGTCGTACTTCACCGGTCACACGCTTTTGCATATCTAATTCGCTTTtggattaaaatatataatcacaAATAAACTGTGCGCCGCGCATTgatttttctttgcattttcTAATTTGACCGTCAAAATTCCACCAGAACCAATGGCTAAGGACGAGGAGGAGGATGATGTTTTGCCCGATAAGGATGCGGCCAAGGGCTTTTATGCCAAATATGAACCTAAGGAGATACTGGGAAGGTAAGTCTAACTAGCTTGTaggtttatgtttatatttatacaaattagcATAAATCGAAAGTTTCACAAATTTCTGATAAATACTTATGAATGTTAActtttgtataattaaaatattgatatatttatatgggGTTATTGTGGAAAAGTAACCTCTTAAAACCTTTTCGAAATGTTTGTTTCTATCGCTATCGCCtggattataaattatatatcaatAATTGCAATGATTGTTGCACAACAGAATAAATCAGTATGATGCTTGTTACAAAAATTGTTCTTAATtccttacatacataaaaaagtcTACATCATAGTGCATCACTTGGGTTGCACGGGTTGTTGTCAGTTTGATTTGGTATaatgtagaaaaaattaaaattttattaattaacgaTATTACGTATGtaagtgaaatataaaatgcaCATGCCAACTTGTCAAGAACTTAGCGTGTGCATATAAGGAATTCTATgggtaatatatgtatgtacaagaaaCATGTTGATAGATCGTTTTGGGCCTTCATGGACTTTAGTGTGTAATCTTTACTAGTCatacaataaattagtaaatttataATGTCTTAAAGTATTTAACCTTCCTCGTTATTACCATTTTAAGACGGTCGCGGCTTCTTCTGTTTGGAATTTAACAAGTATTCACTTCACTACTCTTGGACTGTAGTTTCAAAACTGTTAGAAGGTCGTAGTGAACTTTGCGGCTTCCACATATGGTATTATGTGATTCATTTGATGATTTGTGCACATTTGCAAATCTTTTTTGCGTTAAGAAGATATCATTTctggtattttttaatatttaggtGTTTGAGTTTATATGaggtagatatttatatatactgtatttgtatcTAAACAGCTTTTCTAAACTTTTAATTCACATTACTTTGCTTATGGTCTTTGTTTGGTTAacgaacaaaatatattaagtcaaattaattatattgtatGTAGCATCTGACTATTAtctgtacataaaatatttcttttctta
This genomic interval carries:
- the LOC105208604 gene encoding septin-1; translated protein: MSDTKSFSSIETPGYVGFANLPNQVHRKSVKKGFEFTLMVVGESGLGKSTLVNSLFLTDLYPERVIPDAIEKQKQTVKLEASTVEIEERGVKLRLTVVDTPGFGDAIDNSDSFSAILEYIDEQYERFLRDESGLNRRNIVDNRIHCCFYFISPFGHGLKPLDVEFMKKLHSKVNIVPVIAKADCLTKKEILRLKCRIMQEIEDHGIKIYPLPDCDSDEDEDYKEQVKQLKEAVPFAVCGANTLLEVKGKKVRGRLYPWGVVEVENPEHCDFIKLRTMLITHMQDLQEVTQEVHYENYRSDRLGKGRKENGMKVERDSMVPTQIVVNSVISEKDRILQEKEAELRRMQEMLAQMQAKIQAQQ